In Salinisphaera sp. T31B1, the following are encoded in one genomic region:
- a CDS encoding protein kinase — MSRPAERLVGERVNGCWTVVERLEKKVGESGGNFSTGYIVEKDDGVKGFLKAIDFLVDPNEADPARKLQELTAAFNFERDILSACRNARLRRVAIAIDDGRLVLPDTGEVVQFLIFELADGNLHHRVLFDENFELAWALRVAHNVASGLWQVHKEKIAHLDLKPSNVLYYVADGSKIADFGRSSRLGTPVFQHERLTVAGDLTYAPPELLYGYVHPEWFVRRIGCDMYLLGSLVVHLISGVGLTQQILSRLPVGYSFNEWPYGYEAIKPHISDLVDAILNDALSNAHPTIRGDLQSVLDELCNVEPEKRGKPGLGRPLAVQFSLQRYISIFDRLAKKSELFLRNK, encoded by the coding sequence ATGAGCCGCCCAGCCGAACGCCTTGTAGGTGAACGCGTTAATGGATGCTGGACGGTAGTTGAGAGACTTGAGAAAAAGGTAGGTGAATCAGGCGGAAATTTTTCCACGGGTTATATCGTGGAGAAAGACGATGGCGTGAAAGGGTTTCTTAAGGCTATCGATTTCTTGGTTGACCCGAATGAAGCTGACCCTGCGAGAAAATTGCAGGAATTAACTGCCGCGTTTAATTTCGAAAGAGACATATTGAGCGCGTGTCGTAATGCTCGACTTAGAAGAGTCGCAATTGCTATAGACGATGGTCGCTTGGTTCTCCCCGACACTGGAGAGGTCGTCCAATTTCTTATCTTTGAATTAGCTGATGGAAATCTCCACCATCGGGTTTTATTTGATGAAAATTTCGAGCTAGCTTGGGCTTTACGCGTCGCCCATAATGTTGCCAGCGGTCTTTGGCAAGTCCATAAAGAAAAAATTGCCCATCTGGACTTAAAGCCAAGTAACGTACTTTATTATGTTGCGGACGGGTCTAAAATTGCTGATTTCGGCAGGTCATCTAGATTAGGGACACCGGTATTTCAACATGAACGCTTAACTGTTGCTGGTGATCTAACATACGCGCCGCCGGAACTTTTGTATGGGTACGTGCATCCCGAATGGTTCGTGCGTCGCATCGGCTGCGATATGTATCTTTTAGGTAGTCTGGTAGTCCATCTGATCTCCGGCGTTGGACTAACGCAACAGATTCTGAGTCGCCTACCCGTAGGTTATTCATTTAATGAATGGCCATACGGGTACGAAGCGATCAAGCCGCATATCAGCGATCTGGTTGATGCAATTTTGAATGACGCTTTATCTAATGCGCATCCAACGATCAGAGGGGACTTGCAATCAGTTTTGGATGAGCTCTGCAACGTGGAGCCAGAAAAGCGTGGGAAGCCGGGCTTAGGCCGCCCACTCGCTGTTCAGTTTTCACTTCAGCGTTACATAAGTATTTTCGACCGACTCGCTAAAAAATCCGAATTGTTTCTTCGCAATAAATGA
- a CDS encoding nuclease-related domain-containing protein encodes MITQFGVLAGALAIISPPFFMVIVQLRWNEYQDKRTGRRHPLTRGMLRPPGHELSEKRRSHGMDAMYCLALGPLFGFITLATALGIPYFRNEPVSDFLVALAIITVLAASIYSGFRLRRIFRELQAYRLGWEGEVATAEELNKLMRDGFEVFHDLPCGRFNIDHVVIGPTGVFAVETKARSKQKRSDTAENDYTARFDGRTINFAGWQDRKCLEQAKRQAQWLSEWLSSATGEPTVATPAIAIPGWKVDRVKGSNQQPVRVFTPREAKSLVRTPTAQPLDHAAIKRITHQIEQKCRQDLVEKTGKK; translated from the coding sequence ATGATTACTCAGTTTGGAGTGCTTGCAGGCGCACTGGCGATCATTTCACCGCCGTTCTTTATGGTGATAGTCCAACTTCGTTGGAATGAATACCAGGATAAACGAACCGGCCGGCGCCACCCGCTTACCCGCGGTATGCTTCGCCCGCCCGGCCACGAGCTTTCGGAGAAGCGTCGCTCACATGGCATGGATGCCATGTACTGCTTGGCGTTAGGTCCACTATTCGGGTTTATTACGCTGGCGACAGCGTTAGGCATTCCTTATTTCAGGAACGAGCCCGTCTCTGATTTTCTCGTCGCTCTCGCGATCATCACGGTACTGGCCGCCTCAATCTACTCAGGCTTTAGATTACGGCGGATCTTTCGTGAGTTACAGGCCTACCGCCTCGGCTGGGAGGGCGAAGTCGCAACGGCCGAAGAGCTCAACAAGCTCATGCGCGACGGCTTCGAAGTGTTCCACGACCTACCGTGCGGCCGGTTTAATATCGATCATGTTGTGATCGGCCCAACAGGCGTATTCGCCGTAGAAACCAAAGCGCGCTCAAAGCAAAAGCGCAGCGATACGGCAGAAAATGACTACACCGCCAGATTCGACGGCCGGACAATCAACTTCGCAGGCTGGCAGGATCGTAAATGCCTCGAACAAGCCAAACGGCAAGCGCAATGGCTGAGCGAATGGCTTAGTTCAGCGACGGGAGAGCCGACGGTAGCAACGCCTGCCATCGCGATCCCGGGCTGGAAAGTAGATCGGGTCAAAGGCTCAAATCAACAACCAGTCCGCGTATTTACGCCCCGCGAGGCGAAAAGCTTAGTACGTACGCCTACGGCACAGCCTCTCGACCACGCGGCTATAAAACGTATAACGCATCAAATCGAGCAGAAGTGCCGACAAGATCTCGTTGAGAAGACCGGTAAGAAGTAA
- a CDS encoding ribonucleotide-diphosphate reductase subunit beta — MLDFEDTPRQGIPNRDHATTSNPNPAGDTPDPFALDKAEAPASHSSEPAEAVTGLEQVELGGDRVSVDDKRIINCRADVNQLVPFKYTWAWEKYLNACANHWMPQEVNMSADIAMWQDPEALTEDERTILKRGFGFFASSESLVANNIVLGVYKHLTNPECRQYLLRQAFEEAVHGHTFQYIVESLNLDEGEIFNMYRELPSVHNKAAWAMQYTQSLNDPNFQTGTHENDQIFLRDLIAFYVIFEGIWFYAGFVQYLSFGRRNKMTGTAEQMQYIMRDESMHLNFGIDVINQIKIENPNLWTEEFQAEARRMIDEAMHLEIEYAHDTMPRGVLGLNASMFDEYMKFIANRRCSQIGLAELYPGAENPFPWMSEMMDLKKEKNFFETRVIEYQSGGALSWD, encoded by the coding sequence ATGCTCGACTTCGAAGACACCCCGCGCCAGGGCATTCCCAACCGCGACCACGCCACGACGTCGAACCCGAACCCGGCCGGCGACACGCCCGATCCGTTCGCGCTCGACAAGGCCGAAGCGCCGGCCAGCCACAGCAGCGAACCGGCCGAAGCGGTCACCGGTCTGGAACAGGTCGAGCTCGGCGGCGACCGTGTCTCGGTGGACGACAAGCGCATCATCAACTGCCGTGCCGACGTCAACCAGCTCGTGCCGTTCAAGTACACCTGGGCCTGGGAGAAGTACCTCAACGCCTGCGCCAACCACTGGATGCCGCAGGAAGTGAACATGTCCGCCGACATCGCCATGTGGCAGGACCCGGAGGCGCTGACCGAAGACGAGCGCACCATCCTCAAGCGCGGCTTCGGCTTCTTCGCCTCCAGCGAATCGCTGGTCGCCAACAACATCGTGCTCGGCGTGTACAAGCACCTCACCAACCCCGAATGCCGCCAGTACCTGCTGCGCCAAGCCTTCGAGGAAGCCGTGCACGGTCACACCTTCCAGTACATCGTGGAGAGCCTCAACCTCGACGAGGGCGAGATCTTCAACATGTACCGCGAGCTGCCCAGCGTGCACAACAAGGCCGCCTGGGCCATGCAGTACACCCAGAGCCTGAACGACCCCAACTTCCAGACCGGCACCCACGAGAACGACCAGATTTTCCTGCGTGACTTGATCGCCTTCTACGTGATCTTCGAAGGCATCTGGTTCTATGCCGGCTTCGTGCAGTATCTGAGCTTCGGCCGCCGCAACAAGATGACCGGCACCGCCGAGCAGATGCAATACATCATGCGCGACGAGTCCATGCACCTGAACTTCGGCATCGACGTGATCAACCAGATCAAGATCGAAAACCCGAACCTCTGGACCGAAGAGTTCCAGGCCGAAGCCCGTCGCATGATCGACGAAGCCATGCACCTGGAAATCGAATACGCCCACGACACCATGCCCCGCGGCGTGCTCGGCCTGAACGCCAGCATGTTCGACGAATACATGAAGTTCATCGCCAACCGCCGCTGTTCACAGATCGGTCTGGCCGAACTCTACCCCGGCGCGGAAAACCCGTTCCCGTGGATGAGCGAGATGATGGATCTGAAGAAGGAGAAGAACTTCTTTGAGACTCGGGTGATTGAGTATCAGTCGGGTGGGGCGTTGAGCTGGGATTGA
- a CDS encoding TIGR02391 family protein, with the protein MDLEKIAIIEYHGTSGSTQSCLKALARLIHYGDRIRFAYLVTRGDKHGFLLEINESDRIAIAVGFRSGYSGEGPRGLVAAFRLFEFFGVEIEEVEVSSALMFRFEHTALTYSDISSIECASPIWPRRIYDYILAIQGDYEELPIDFARLFPSRLPLAGVDKRIEDLALRFSVDPDGALIEGYRRLEAQVKARIGGGEKSGVGLFSAVFQGVQSSLYWGCELPTAEHIARAKLFEAVFGMYRNPRMHNPRAIDDGPRPADVTEFLALNELFLLESSAILRSSDE; encoded by the coding sequence GTGGACTTGGAGAAGATCGCAATTATCGAGTACCACGGCACTTCTGGCTCAACCCAGTCGTGTTTGAAGGCGCTTGCTCGACTTATCCACTATGGTGATCGAATTCGGTTCGCTTACTTAGTAACACGGGGGGATAAACACGGTTTTTTGTTGGAAATAAATGAATCTGATCGAATTGCCATAGCCGTGGGTTTTCGTTCAGGGTATTCCGGAGAAGGGCCGCGCGGCTTGGTGGCGGCCTTTAGGCTATTCGAGTTCTTTGGCGTCGAAATCGAAGAGGTTGAAGTATCGAGTGCACTAATGTTTCGTTTTGAGCATACCGCTCTCACATATAGCGACATATCTTCCATTGAATGCGCATCCCCTATTTGGCCCCGCCGAATTTACGACTACATACTAGCGATCCAAGGCGATTACGAAGAATTGCCTATCGACTTCGCAAGGCTGTTCCCGTCACGCCTTCCTTTGGCTGGCGTAGATAAGCGGATTGAAGACCTGGCATTGCGTTTTAGTGTTGATCCAGACGGGGCTTTGATAGAGGGCTACCGACGGTTAGAAGCGCAAGTTAAAGCCCGTATAGGTGGAGGAGAAAAGTCAGGTGTCGGTTTGTTTTCCGCTGTATTTCAAGGCGTTCAATCTAGCCTCTATTGGGGGTGCGAATTGCCCACTGCGGAACATATCGCTAGAGCCAAGCTTTTTGAGGCTGTTTTCGGTATGTATAGAAACCCGAGAATGCATAACCCGAGGGCTATTGACGATGGCCCTCGCCCAGCTGATGTTACTGAGTTCCTCGCGCTTAACGAACTTTTTCTACTCGAATCGTCTGCAATTCTGAGATCGTCCGACGAATGA
- a CDS encoding DUF2075 domain-containing protein — MEASMPYAASRIPAYYGASIREFCSAPPNAVLGQLASAGIDLEETQKNAYLEEIGILRTLLEAREGAIYLEFAVPRLASRIDAVVIIDTALFVLEFKCGADRFHRGDINQTWDYGLDLKNFHAGSHTADIFPVLVATKAAHSDQTWQPTHADGVRPPACSGVNGLADLIDEALASRGVGSIDTRRWAISAYQPTPTIVEAAQALYAQHSVDAIARNDAGAKNLAATSGRVDQIILESQANRTKSIVFVTGVPGAGKTLVGLDVATRRRDIDAPTHAVFLSGNGPLVMVLQEALTRDEVARAKARGEPVRKGAVKQKVKPFIQNVHHFRDEGVRDRETPPHDHVVIFDEAQRAWNQDRTSSFMARRKGIANFDQSEPEFLIDYMDRHSDWAVIVCLVGGGQEINTGEDGIAGWLESLYNRFPHWQIYISPELTDREYAAGGALENLAKQRELLTVESLHLAVSMRSFRAENLSAFVKALLDSEPGTAHEIAATLIERYPIVVTRDLDAAKRWVREKARGNERFGLVASSQAHRMKPHAVDIRVNIDPVHWFLNDARDTRSSYYLEDVATEFHIQGLELDWVCMTWDADLRRVNDDWSYHGFRGSRWTKTHKRERQRYLLNAYRVLLTRARQGMAIFVPPGDVDDPTREPTYYDETYRYLRAAGIPTLYETG; from the coding sequence TTGGAAGCGTCCATGCCGTATGCGGCAAGCCGGATACCTGCTTATTACGGTGCGAGCATTCGCGAGTTTTGTTCGGCGCCACCGAACGCTGTGCTCGGCCAGCTGGCATCGGCTGGCATAGACCTCGAGGAAACGCAGAAGAACGCTTATCTCGAAGAGATTGGCATTCTCAGAACGCTGCTAGAAGCGCGCGAAGGCGCGATTTATCTTGAGTTCGCGGTGCCGCGACTGGCAAGCCGTATCGACGCGGTCGTCATCATCGATACCGCCTTATTCGTACTGGAATTTAAATGCGGCGCCGATCGATTTCATCGTGGCGATATTAACCAGACGTGGGATTACGGGCTGGACCTTAAGAATTTCCACGCCGGCAGCCACACGGCGGATATTTTTCCTGTTCTCGTCGCGACGAAGGCGGCCCATAGCGACCAAACATGGCAGCCGACGCACGCTGACGGCGTACGACCTCCCGCATGCAGTGGCGTTAATGGTTTAGCTGATTTGATCGATGAGGCGCTCGCTAGCCGAGGCGTTGGTTCAATCGATACACGCCGTTGGGCTATCTCTGCGTATCAACCGACGCCGACCATTGTTGAAGCGGCACAAGCGTTATACGCCCAGCATTCCGTAGATGCGATCGCGCGTAATGATGCCGGCGCCAAGAACCTTGCTGCGACCTCTGGACGAGTCGATCAAATAATTCTGGAGTCGCAGGCGAATCGAACGAAATCGATTGTGTTCGTTACCGGCGTGCCCGGTGCGGGCAAAACGCTCGTGGGGCTCGACGTGGCAACAAGGCGTCGAGATATCGACGCGCCTACCCACGCGGTATTCCTTTCCGGCAATGGCCCGCTCGTGATGGTCTTGCAAGAAGCACTCACCCGCGATGAGGTAGCTCGGGCTAAGGCGCGTGGCGAGCCGGTTCGTAAGGGGGCGGTGAAACAGAAGGTGAAGCCGTTTATACAAAACGTGCATCACTTTCGTGATGAAGGCGTTCGTGATCGTGAAACGCCGCCGCATGATCACGTCGTGATCTTCGATGAGGCCCAGCGGGCATGGAACCAAGATCGTACGTCGAGCTTTATGGCGCGGAGAAAAGGGATTGCGAACTTTGATCAATCCGAGCCTGAGTTTCTAATCGACTATATGGACCGCCACTCAGATTGGGCGGTGATCGTATGTCTAGTCGGCGGCGGGCAGGAAATTAATACGGGCGAGGACGGGATCGCCGGCTGGCTCGAATCGCTTTATAACCGCTTTCCGCACTGGCAGATCTATATTTCGCCAGAGCTGACCGATCGCGAATACGCAGCCGGCGGCGCACTTGAAAACCTCGCCAAACAGCGCGAGCTGCTTACCGTAGAAAGCCTGCATCTAGCGGTGTCGATGCGATCGTTTCGCGCCGAGAATCTCTCGGCGTTCGTCAAAGCGTTACTCGACTCTGAGCCCGGCACGGCGCACGAGATCGCTGCCACCCTTATTGAACGGTATCCGATTGTCGTGACGCGCGATCTCGACGCCGCAAAACGTTGGGTTCGCGAAAAGGCGCGGGGGAATGAGCGATTCGGCTTGGTCGCTTCGTCGCAGGCCCATCGAATGAAACCGCATGCCGTCGATATTCGGGTGAATATTGATCCGGTTCATTGGTTTCTGAACGACGCGCGCGATACGCGTTCGAGCTACTACTTGGAAGACGTGGCAACCGAGTTCCATATCCAAGGTCTGGAGTTGGATTGGGTGTGTATGACCTGGGACGCGGACCTCCGCCGTGTCAACGATGATTGGAGCTATCATGGCTTTCGCGGCTCACGGTGGACCAAAACCCATAAGCGAGAGCGTCAGCGTTATTTGTTGAACGCCTACCGCGTGTTACTCACACGCGCTCGCCAAGGTATGGCGATCTTTGTGCCGCCAGGCGATGTCGACGATCCAACGCGGGAGCCCACTTACTACGACGAAACGTACCGCTATTTGCGGGCGGCCGGTATTCCAACTTTGTACGAAACGGGGTAG